The proteins below are encoded in one region of Pseudomonas ekonensis:
- the aroK gene encoding shikimate kinase AroK: protein MRNLILVGPMGAGKSTIGRLLAKELRLPFKDSDKEIELRTGANIPWIFDKEGEPGFRDREQAMIAELCAFDGVVLATGGGAVMRDANRKALHEGGRVVYLHASVEQQVGRTSRDRNRPLLRTADPEKTLRDLLAIRDPLYREIADLVVETDERPPRLVVLDILDRLQQLPPR, encoded by the coding sequence GTGCGAAATTTGATTCTTGTAGGCCCGATGGGCGCTGGAAAAAGCACCATCGGCCGGTTGCTGGCCAAAGAGCTGCGCCTGCCGTTCAAAGATTCCGACAAGGAAATTGAACTGCGCACGGGCGCCAATATCCCGTGGATCTTCGACAAGGAAGGCGAGCCCGGCTTTCGTGACCGTGAGCAGGCGATGATCGCCGAGCTGTGCGCGTTCGACGGCGTGGTGCTGGCCACCGGCGGAGGCGCGGTGATGCGCGACGCCAACCGCAAGGCCCTGCACGAGGGCGGGCGGGTGGTGTACCTGCACGCCTCCGTCGAGCAGCAGGTCGGGCGCACGTCACGCGACCGCAACCGGCCGTTGCTGCGCACCGCCGATCCGGAAAAGACCCTGCGCGACCTGCTGGCGATCCGCGACCCGCTGTACCGGGAGATCGCCGATCTGGTGGTGGAAACCGACGAGCGGCCACCGCGCCTGGTGGTGCTCGACATCCTCGACCGTCTGCAGCAGCTTCCGCCCCGTTAA
- the pilQ gene encoding type IV pilus secretin PilQ gives MNRIFATFGLSLWIALLSPMVSAATLKALDVAALPGDRVELKLSFDGPPPQPKGYTTDSPARIALDLPGVSSQLANKTRDLGSGNARSATVVEAKDRTRMIINLTQLVPYDTRVEGNTLFVVVGQGARKTAPRPATAASRPAPAKTYAPTARAIRGVDFQRGTAGEGNVVIDLSDPAIAPDIQERDGKIVLNFTRTQLPDPLRVRLDVKDFATPVQFVSSSVSGDRATVTVEPVGTYEYSTYQTDNKLTVSIRPMTVDDLQKRNADRNSYSGEKLSLNFQDIDVRSVLQLIADFTNLNLVASDTVQGGITLRLQNVPWDQALDLVLKTKGLDKRKIGNVLLVAPADEIAARERQELESQKQIAELAPLRRELLQVNYAKAADIAKLFQSVTSAEAKVDERGSITVDERTNNIIAYQTQDRLDELRRIVAQLDIPVRQVMIEARIVEANVDYDKSLGVRWGGSIRNKGNWNTSGVTNGASTTIGTPGSTSTNTPFVDMGTTGNTSGIGIAFITDNVLLDLELTAMEKTGNGEIVSQPKVVTSDKETAKILKGTEIPYQEASSSGATSVSFKEASLSLEVTPQITPDNRIIMEVKVTKDEPDYLNKVQDVPPIKKNEVNAKVLVNDGETIVIGGVFSNTQSKVVDKVPFLGDVPYLGRLFRRDVVSEKKSELLVFLTPRIMNNQAIAVSR, from the coding sequence ATGAACAGGATTTTCGCAACCTTCGGTCTTTCGCTATGGATAGCGCTGCTGTCGCCGATGGTCAGTGCGGCCACCCTCAAGGCACTGGACGTGGCGGCGCTGCCGGGCGACCGGGTCGAGCTGAAGCTGTCGTTCGACGGCCCGCCGCCGCAGCCCAAGGGCTACACCACCGATTCGCCGGCGCGGATCGCCCTCGACCTGCCGGGCGTCTCCAGCCAGCTGGCGAACAAGACCCGTGACCTGGGCAGCGGCAATGCCCGCTCGGCCACGGTGGTCGAGGCCAAGGACCGGACGCGGATGATCATCAACCTGACCCAGCTGGTGCCCTACGACACCCGGGTCGAGGGCAACACGCTGTTCGTCGTGGTCGGCCAGGGCGCCCGCAAAACGGCGCCCCGGCCAGCGACGGCCGCATCGCGCCCCGCGCCGGCCAAGACGTACGCCCCGACGGCCAGGGCCATCCGGGGCGTGGACTTCCAGCGCGGCACGGCCGGCGAGGGCAATGTGGTCATCGACCTGTCCGACCCGGCCATCGCCCCGGACATCCAGGAACGCGACGGCAAGATCGTCCTCAACTTCACCCGTACCCAACTGCCCGACCCGCTGCGGGTGCGCCTCGACGTCAAGGACTTCGCCACACCGGTGCAGTTCGTCAGCTCCAGTGTCAGCGGCGACCGGGCGACCGTGACCGTCGAGCCCGTCGGCACCTACGAGTACTCGACCTACCAGACCGACAACAAGCTCACTGTCAGCATCCGGCCGATGACGGTCGATGACCTGCAAAAGCGCAACGCCGACCGCAACAGCTACAGCGGCGAGAAGCTGTCGCTGAACTTTCAGGACATCGACGTGCGCTCGGTGCTGCAACTGATCGCCGACTTCACCAACCTCAACCTGGTGGCCAGCGACACGGTGCAGGGCGGGATCACCCTGCGCCTGCAGAACGTGCCGTGGGATCAGGCCCTGGACCTGGTGCTCAAGACCAAGGGGCTGGACAAGCGCAAGATCGGCAACGTGCTGCTGGTGGCGCCGGCCGACGAGATCGCCGCCCGCGAGCGGCAGGAACTCGAGTCGCAGAAGCAGATCGCCGAACTGGCGCCGCTGCGCCGCGAACTGCTGCAGGTCAACTACGCCAAGGCGGCGGACATCGCCAAGCTGTTCCAGTCGGTGACCAGCGCCGAGGCGAAAGTCGACGAACGCGGCTCGATCACCGTCGATGAGCGCACCAACAACATCATTGCCTACCAGACCCAGGACCGCCTCGACGAACTGCGGCGGATCGTGGCGCAACTGGACATCCCGGTGCGCCAGGTGATGATCGAGGCGCGGATCGTCGAGGCCAACGTCGATTACGACAAGAGCCTGGGCGTGCGCTGGGGCGGGTCGATCCGCAACAAGGGCAACTGGAACACCTCCGGCGTGACCAACGGTGCGTCCACCACCATCGGCACGCCGGGCAGCACCAGCACCAACACGCCGTTCGTCGACATGGGCACCACCGGCAACACCTCGGGGATCGGCATCGCCTTCATCACCGACAACGTGCTGCTCGACCTCGAACTGACGGCCATGGAAAAGACCGGCAACGGGGAAATCGTCTCGCAGCCCAAAGTGGTCACCTCCGACAAGGAAACCGCCAAGATCCTCAAGGGCACCGAGATCCCGTACCAGGAGGCCAGCTCCAGCGGCGCCACGTCGGTGTCGTTCAAGGAGGCTTCGCTGTCGCTGGAGGTGACGCCGCAGATCACCCCGGACAACCGCATCATCATGGAGGTCAAGGTCACCAAGGACGAACCGGACTACCTGAACAAGGTGCAGGACGTGCCGCCGATCAAGAAAAACGAGGTCAACGCCAAGGTGCTGGTGAACGACGGCGAAACCATCGTGATCGGGGGCGTTTTCTCAAATACTCAAAGCAAGGTCGTAGATAAGGTGCCATTTCTTGGCGATGTGCCGTATCTTGGCCGCCTTTTCCGGCGTGATGTGGTCTCGGAGAAAAAATCCGAGCTGCTGGTCTTCCTCACTCCGCGTATCATGAATAACCAGGCGATTGCTGTGAGTCGTTGA
- a CDS encoding pilus assembly protein PilP gives MSPIRCFIPLALALGLGGCGGGDFSDLDAYMNEIRQRPPGKIEPTPVFHAYPTFTYSAASLRSPFSRQVRVDLAGQRHGSRNVRPDPNRVKQYLEGFNIEQFEMVGTISNASGSFALLRGAGGVHRLKVGDYLGRNDGRIVAISASQVDVVEIVPDGEGAWLERPRTIPLKEHS, from the coding sequence ATGAGCCCGATCCGGTGTTTCATTCCGCTTGCCCTGGCGTTGGGGTTGGGTGGCTGCGGGGGCGGCGACTTCAGCGACCTCGACGCGTACATGAACGAGATCCGCCAGCGCCCGCCGGGCAAGATCGAGCCGACGCCGGTCTTCCATGCCTATCCGACCTTCACCTACAGCGCAGCGAGCCTGCGCAGCCCGTTCTCCCGCCAGGTGCGGGTCGACCTGGCGGGGCAGCGGCACGGCTCGCGCAATGTCCGGCCCGACCCCAACCGGGTCAAGCAGTACCTCGAAGGTTTCAACATCGAGCAGTTCGAGATGGTCGGCACGATTTCCAACGCCTCCGGCTCCTTCGCGCTGCTGCGCGGGGCGGGCGGGGTGCACCGCCTGAAGGTCGGCGACTACCTGGGGCGCAACGACGGTCGCATCGTCGCCATCAGCGCCTCCCAGGTCGATGTGGTCGAGATCGTTCCCGACGGCGAGGGCGCCTGGCTGGAGCGGCCGCGCACCATTCCTTTGAAAGAGCACTCATAG